Sequence from the Brevundimonas diminuta genome:
ATATTCGGGGTGATCGATATTCCGCCTTGACCGGAAGTCGCCACGCGCTGCCATTTCGACAGTCACAATGCGCCACAAGCGGACATCGAGAGCTGGTCGAAAACCAGACTTCCAGCAACTTGGTCAGGGAAACATGGGCTTGCTAGTTTCGTATCTCAGTGCTCGTGCGTGCTGCCCAACCGCTGCCGATATCGGGCTGGCTCGGATAGTGAGAGACTAATTTTCCTCGTCAGGACCGATCGTTTGGTCAGATGGCTCATACAGATAGTCCAGCAAATCGCCTGGTTTGCAGTCCAATGCAGCGCACAGTCGGGAAAGCGTGCGGAACCGGATGCCTTTGACCTTGCCTGATCGAAAGAGAGATAGCTGTGTCTCGCTCAATCCGACCTGCTGAGCCAAGTCACGAGCCTTCAAGCCCTTAGCGTTGATTAGCCTGTCGAGTGTGACCCGGACCGGCATCAGATCATCTCGTCCAGCTCGGCCTGGACAGCCTCAGCCTGATCCAGAACACGGCCCAGAAGGAAAAGGGCTCCGCCGATCATGCCCAGCGTCATACCCGCAACGTCGAAATGCAGGTATCCACCGCGCATCTGCTCCAAGAAACGCAGCAGGTTGGTCGCGACGAATACGCTGAAGACGCCGCCAAGCCCAAGCGCCAGACCGACCCGCCTCAAGGCGTTGGCTACTGTCGCGGTAAACATGCTGCCGCGGGCCAAATCACCCATCGCCTGGCCGATCGACCAGACCCCGAACAGGTAGCAAAAAGGTGAGATTGTCCACACCATCGGTGTCACAAGGCTGCTCGCATCCATCCTTCCAGACAGCAAAGCGATGGAGGGCACAATGACCCCGGCCCACGACACCAGCAAGCCGACGCTCAGCGTCATAAACACCGCCAGCCAGCGGAATCGAGCACACATACGACGAAATCGAGATAGGTTCGACGGTCTCACGGCAGCTCCTGCATATGTCCGATCTTTAATCTTGACTTAAAGATGGATGTTCCGCAACTTTATATCGGACTTAAACGCGGAGGGCGTAGCGTCATGACGGCGCCAGCCATCGCTTGGAGGGCAAAGCGATGATAAGCGGCACATCTTCCGACCGGGCTGTTCGGCCTAGGTTCACCGCTGGCTATGCGGGACTCTTGGCGCTGGTGATCCTGGGCACCTTCGTGATCCACGAGGGCGCGCACTGGGGTGCAGGCACGATACTCGGGCACCAGATGTCCTACGGCTTGAATGGCTCAGTTCCCTCAGCCGCGACATCGGCGGGCGACCACGCCTTGGTCTCGATCGCCGGTCCTCTTGTCACGATCCTACAGGCCCTGACCGCGCTCTACCTGGTGCGCACCAGACAAAGTGTGGCCGCGTTTGCGATCCTCTATGCTGCGGCTTTCATGCGCGTGGTCGCGCAGGGATTGAGTTTCATCCTGCCCAATGACGAGGCGCGCGTCAGCGATTGGCTCGGCATCGGCTTCTGGACCTTGCCTTTCGTCACCGCCGCGGCCTTGGTCGCTTGCACGATCTGGGCTTCGCGACGCCTTGGGGCGTCATGGCGCTTTAATGCTTTAGCT
This genomic interval carries:
- a CDS encoding helix-turn-helix domain-containing protein, with the translated sequence MPVRVTLDRLINAKGLKARDLAQQVGLSETQLSLFRSGKVKGIRFRTLSRLCAALDCKPGDLLDYLYEPSDQTIGPDEEN
- a CDS encoding DUF2975 domain-containing protein → MTLSVGLLVSWAGVIVPSIALLSGRMDASSLVTPMVWTISPFCYLFGVWSIGQAMGDLARGSMFTATVANALRRVGLALGLGGVFSVFVATNLLRFLEQMRGGYLHFDVAGMTLGMIGGALFLLGRVLDQAEAVQAELDEMI